One region of Pseudomonas sp. B21-040 genomic DNA includes:
- a CDS encoding response regulator: MSDHDILSDAEREALSAVMLEPDLPPQRVLIVDDDKDARELLSEILALDGIRCLTAASGETALKMLEQKPLIGLVITDLRMGQVDGLELIRQVRESVRAAMPFIIVSGDADVKDAIAAMHLSVVDFLLKPIDSAKLLELVKHELGMDV, encoded by the coding sequence ATGTCCGACCACGATATTTTGAGTGACGCTGAGCGCGAGGCGCTGAGTGCCGTCATGCTGGAACCTGATTTGCCGCCGCAGCGGGTGCTGATCGTCGATGACGACAAGGACGCGCGCGAGTTGCTCTCGGAAATTCTGGCGCTGGATGGCATTCGCTGCCTGACCGCGGCCAGTGGTGAAACGGCACTCAAGATGCTGGAGCAGAAACCATTGATCGGCCTGGTGATTACTGACCTGCGCATGGGCCAGGTTGATGGTTTGGAACTGATTCGCCAGGTGCGCGAGTCTGTACGGGCGGCGATGCCGTTCATCATTGTTTCTGGCGATGCCGATGTGAAGGATGCCATTGCGGCAATGCATTTGAGCGTGGTCGACTTCCTGCTCAAACCCATTGACTCCGCCAAGCTGCTGGAGTTGGTCAAGCATGAGTTGGGGATGGATGTGTAA
- a CDS encoding putative nucleotidyltransferase substrate binding domain-containing protein, with amino-acid sequence MVMSKADAFTQAGKTAVLQNIQGTLQFLQRFPPFNQMEHAHLAYLVEQCQLRFYAPGDSIIKPADGPVEHFYIVKQGRVVGERPHTAKGGTETTFEITTGECFPLAALLGERATRTEHLAAEDTFCLQLNKLAFIKLFALSSTFRDFALRGVSSLLDQVNQQVQQKAVETLGTQYSLNTRLGELAMRHPVTCGPATPLREAVTLMHEQQVGSIVVVDEHKAPLGIFTLRDLRHVVAQGTNDFNEAIEQHMTQAPFFLTPDHSAFDAAIAMTERHIAHVCLVKDHRLCGVVSERDLFSLQRVDLVHLARTIRSAQRVENLVLLRGEIGQLVERMLAHGASSTQITHIITLLNDHTVCRVIELTLAEKGDPGVPFSWLCFGSEGRREQTLHTDQDNGILFEARDAAHAAEIRGKLLPIAHQINQSLALCGFTLCKGNIMAGNPELCLSRAEWARRFAAFIREATPENLLGSSIYFDLRVVWGDEQGCEQLRRAILDQVGDNRLFQRMMAENALRNRPPVGRFREFVLARKNGEKATLDLKVQGLTPFVDGARLLALAHGIETNNTLERFRQLVAKEVIQPLDGAAYEEAYHFIQQTRMQQHQLQTRENLPYSNRVDPDSLNHLDRRILRESLRQAQRLQSSLILRYQL; translated from the coding sequence ATGGTTATGAGTAAAGCGGACGCCTTCACACAGGCAGGGAAAACCGCGGTGTTGCAGAACATCCAGGGCACGTTGCAATTCCTTCAGCGTTTCCCGCCCTTCAATCAGATGGAACACGCTCACCTGGCGTACCTGGTTGAGCAATGCCAACTGCGCTTTTATGCCCCCGGCGACAGCATCATCAAGCCTGCCGATGGCCCGGTTGAACATTTCTACATTGTCAAACAAGGCCGCGTCGTCGGTGAGCGCCCGCATACCGCCAAGGGTGGCACCGAAACCACCTTCGAAATCACCACCGGCGAGTGCTTTCCCCTCGCCGCGCTGCTGGGTGAGCGTGCGACCCGCACCGAACACCTTGCCGCCGAAGACACCTTCTGCCTGCAGCTGAACAAGCTGGCGTTCATCAAACTGTTCGCGCTTTCCAGCACTTTTCGCGACTTCGCCCTGCGTGGCGTCAGCAGTTTGCTGGATCAGGTCAACCAGCAGGTCCAGCAAAAAGCCGTGGAAACGCTCGGCACTCAGTACTCGCTGAATACGCGCCTGGGCGAATTGGCCATGCGCCACCCGGTGACCTGCGGCCCGGCGACGCCGCTGCGTGAAGCGGTGACGCTGATGCACGAGCAACAAGTCGGCAGCATCGTGGTGGTCGACGAGCATAAAGCCCCCCTGGGGATTTTCACCCTGCGCGACCTGCGCCATGTCGTGGCCCAAGGCACCAACGACTTCAATGAAGCCATCGAGCAGCATATGACCCAGGCGCCGTTTTTCCTGACGCCGGACCACAGCGCTTTCGATGCGGCCATCGCCATGACCGAGCGGCACATTGCCCACGTCTGCCTGGTGAAAGATCATCGCCTGTGCGGCGTGGTTTCGGAACGCGATCTGTTTTCCCTGCAACGGGTGGACCTGGTGCACCTGGCACGGACCATCCGCAGTGCCCAGCGCGTGGAAAACCTGGTGCTGCTGCGCGGTGAGATCGGTCAATTGGTCGAACGCATGCTGGCTCATGGCGCCTCTTCGACGCAAATCACCCACATCATCACGTTGCTCAACGATCACACCGTGTGCCGGGTGATCGAACTGACCCTGGCCGAAAAAGGCGACCCCGGTGTGCCGTTCAGCTGGTTGTGCTTCGGCAGCGAAGGCCGTCGCGAGCAGACGCTGCACACCGATCAGGACAACGGCATTTTATTCGAGGCTCGGGACGCTGCGCACGCGGCAGAGATTCGCGGCAAGCTGTTGCCCATTGCCCATCAGATCAACCAGAGCCTGGCGCTCTGCGGTTTCACGCTGTGCAAGGGCAACATCATGGCGGGCAACCCGGAGCTGTGTTTGTCGCGAGCCGAATGGGCGCGGCGCTTTGCAGCTTTTATTCGCGAGGCGACGCCGGAAAACCTGCTGGGTTCGAGCATCTATTTCGACTTGCGCGTGGTCTGGGGCGACGAGCAAGGGTGCGAGCAATTACGCCGCGCAATTCTCGATCAAGTCGGCGATAACCGACTGTTTCAGAGGATGATGGCCGAGAATGCCTTGCGCAATCGTCCGCCGGTGGGGCGTTTCCGTGAGTTCGTCCTGGCGCGCAAGAACGGTGAAAAAGCCACGCTGGACCTGAAGGTGCAGGGCCTGACGCCTTTCGTCGACGGCGCACGGTTGTTGGCATTGGCTCACGGGATCGAGACCAACAATACCCTGGAGCGCTTTCGCCAGCTGGTGGCCAAAGAAGTCATCCAGCCACTGGACGGTGCGGCCTATGAAGAGGCGTATCACTTCATTCAGCAAACCCGCATGCAGCAACATCAGCTGCAAACGCGGGAGAACTTGCCCTACTCCAACCGGGTTGACCCGGACAGCCTCAATCATCTGGACCGCCGAATCCTGCGTGAGTCCCTGCGCCAGGCGCAACGCCTGCAAAGCAGCCTGATCCTGCGGTATCAGCTATGA
- a CDS encoding PolC-type DNA polymerase III — protein MSLFSWLRPATPLLTGEWQQRLKQLPAAPELGECSLREQRWVVLDLETTGLNLNKDRVLSIGAVVIEDGAIDFSQQFERTLQCANLKLAPSVLIHGLGPSAIAAGSDPAQALLEFMEFVGDSPVLAFHAPFDQHMLGRALKDHLGYKLTHPFLDVADIAPLLCPQAHIRDAGLDEWIDWFKLEVFERHNASADALATAELALILFSRARQQQIHSPLNLQQRLSQWKRRQQAPSF, from the coding sequence ATGAGCCTGTTTTCATGGTTGCGCCCGGCCACTCCGCTCCTGACGGGCGAATGGCAACAACGTCTCAAACAGTTGCCGGCAGCGCCCGAGTTGGGCGAATGCAGCTTGCGCGAGCAACGCTGGGTGGTCCTCGACCTGGAAACCACCGGGCTGAACCTGAACAAGGACCGGGTGTTGTCCATCGGTGCCGTGGTGATCGAGGACGGCGCCATCGACTTCAGCCAGCAATTCGAACGTACGCTGCAATGCGCCAACCTGAAGCTTGCGCCCAGCGTGCTGATTCATGGGCTGGGGCCTAGCGCCATTGCGGCCGGCAGTGACCCGGCGCAGGCCTTGCTCGAATTCATGGAGTTCGTCGGTGACAGCCCGGTGCTGGCGTTTCATGCACCCTTCGATCAGCACATGCTAGGCCGCGCGCTCAAAGACCACTTGGGCTACAAGCTGACCCATCCGTTTCTGGATGTGGCCGACATCGCCCCGCTGCTTTGCCCCCAGGCTCACATTCGAGACGCCGGGCTGGATGAGTGGATCGACTGGTTCAAGCTGGAAGTCTTCGAGCGGCATAACGCCAGTGCCGATGCGCTGGCTACCGCTGAGTTGGCGCTGATCCTGTTCAGTCGGGCACGGCAGCAGCAAATCCATAGCCCGTTGAACCTGCAACAGCGGTTGAGTCAGTGGAAACGGCGGCAGCAGGCGCCTTCCTTCTAA
- a CDS encoding RNA polymerase sigma factor: MSSIQSPQSELVGALYRDHRGWLLAWLRRNVACPQRAEDLSQDTFVRLLGRDELKEPREPRAFLVAIAKGLLFDYFRRAALEQAYLAELMLIPEGEQPSVEEQQMILEDLKAIDRLLGQLSSKARAAFLYNRLDGLGHAEIAERLGVSVPRVRQYLAQGIRQCYIALYGEPV, from the coding sequence GTGTCTTCAATTCAAAGCCCCCAAAGTGAGCTCGTTGGTGCGTTGTATCGCGACCATCGCGGTTGGCTATTGGCGTGGCTGCGACGCAACGTGGCGTGCCCGCAACGTGCCGAAGACCTGAGCCAGGACACCTTTGTGCGGTTGCTGGGCCGCGATGAGCTCAAAGAGCCCCGCGAGCCGCGAGCGTTTCTGGTGGCGATTGCCAAAGGCCTGTTGTTCGACTATTTCCGTCGCGCTGCACTGGAGCAGGCCTACCTGGCCGAACTGATGCTGATCCCCGAAGGCGAACAACCGTCGGTCGAAGAGCAGCAGATGATTCTAGAAGACCTTAAAGCCATCGACCGCCTGTTGGGTCAGCTGTCGAGCAAGGCCCGGGCAGCGTTTCTCTATAACCGCCTCGACGGCCTCGGTCATGCCGAAATCGCCGAGCGATTGGGCGTCTCGGTGCCGCGTGTCCGGCAATACCTGGCCCAGGGGATTCGTCAGTGCTACATCGCGTTGTACGGTGAGCCAGTATGA
- a CDS encoding FecR domain-containing protein, whose product MSLVSSKPVSAQVLDAAIAWQLSLDSGNPVEREAFSQWHAAHEEHARAWRQLGMLDQRFSVANGPARTALLQSRESIRRRVRKLGSGLASVVAVIGLALFAGDRYLPLDYWLADQRTATGEQRTLRLVDGTLLNLNTHSAVDIRFDEKQRRIILQEGEILVETGHGDARPFIVETREGSMRALGTLFLVKREEQGTRLSVLKSAVAAHPQSNPEEQILREGQQVLMRSDGLGPIVAVNPGADAWTRGMLVVDNARLEDLVRELGRYRRGHLGVAPEIADLRITGSFPLHDTEKALSALLPTLPVQIEQHTSWWVTVAKVDAKP is encoded by the coding sequence ATGAGCCTGGTCAGTTCCAAACCCGTTTCGGCCCAGGTGCTGGATGCAGCGATTGCCTGGCAATTATCGCTGGACTCCGGTAACCCGGTGGAGCGCGAAGCGTTCAGCCAGTGGCACGCCGCTCACGAAGAACATGCCCGGGCCTGGCGCCAGCTAGGCATGCTCGACCAACGCTTCAGCGTCGCCAACGGCCCGGCCCGTACGGCGCTGCTGCAATCGCGTGAAAGCATTCGTCGTCGCGTTCGAAAACTGGGTAGCGGCTTGGCCAGCGTTGTCGCAGTGATCGGGTTGGCGCTGTTTGCCGGTGATCGCTATCTGCCCCTCGACTACTGGCTGGCCGACCAGCGCACCGCCACCGGCGAGCAACGCACCCTGCGCCTGGTCGACGGCACGCTGCTCAACCTCAACACCCACAGCGCCGTGGACATCCGTTTTGATGAGAAGCAGCGGCGGATCATCCTTCAGGAAGGCGAAATCCTCGTCGAGACCGGTCATGGCGATGCCCGGCCGTTTATCGTCGAAACCCGCGAAGGCAGCATGCGGGCACTCGGGACGCTGTTCCTGGTCAAGCGCGAGGAACAAGGCACGCGCCTGAGCGTGTTGAAGTCCGCGGTGGCGGCGCATCCGCAATCGAATCCCGAGGAACAGATTCTGCGCGAAGGTCAGCAAGTGCTGATGCGCAGCGATGGCCTGGGGCCAATTGTCGCCGTCAACCCCGGCGCCGATGCCTGGACTCGCGGCATGCTGGTGGTCGACAACGCCCGCCTGGAAGATCTGGTGCGCGAACTCGGTCGTTATCGACGCGGGCATTTAGGCGTTGCACCCGAAATTGCCGACCTGCGGATCACCGGCAGCTTCCCGCTGCACGATACCGAAAAAGCCCTGAGCGCCCTGCTCCCGACCTTGCCGGTGCAAATCGAACAGCACACGTCCTGGTGGGTGACGGTGGCGAAGGTTGACGCCAAACCCTGA
- a CDS encoding TonB-dependent siderophore receptor has protein sequence MSRLLDTLLRPSLLAVAIALCSPLASSQLIAAEQASSVRAYNLPAAPLASTLNQIASQAGLALSLNPSLAAGKTSAPVKGQFDAPAALREALRGTGLQLEQSSAGTYSLVATPEGTLALPETAVIGTQNTESAWGPVDGYLATRTAAGTKTDTSLLEAPRSISVVTREQMDDRNVQNLDDAVRYLPGITASSYGSDTRADWLRVRGFEPTQFLDGLPLPKGTYATPKQETWNLDRLALLRGPASSVYGQTPPGGLLDMVSRRPTAEDSHEIQLQYGNYNQRQINFASTGKIDDEGEFLYSLSGVVRDSDTQIDDVENKRYNIAPSLTWNINDDTRFTLLTQFTRDDTGITSQFLPVQGTKIDMPFGDISHHKNLGDPDWEFYDRTYYALGYAFEHRLNDVWQFRQNLRYTKTDLSFQAVTVGSYPFTQVDDAGNVGRTTTSVDEDISQFAVDNNFQADFATGDVRHTVLLGLDHQRSNTNYLSIFGSAPPINVNNPIHGLPIQRPDRSTAFYDYDQKTYQTGVYVQDQMALDQWRLTLGGREDWVHTGTKFFNKGDATNTERDKNFSGNAAISYVFDSGFVPYLSYAESFQPTTGAAASSTESFKPTEGKQWELGIKYQPPGSNTLLTAAIYDLTQKNVSVTTTVAGTPITSQTGEVKVKGLELEAVSDVTENLKLIAAYTLAKSEVQDGDFKGNRLQLMPNQQASLWTDYTWHNGVLDGFGVGGGVRYTGNTYGDQANTELGKADAYTVFDAAVHYDLGRLDNTLKGASLQLNATNLFNKDYISTCDSFYCYYGDQRSVVASATYKW, from the coding sequence ATGTCCCGTTTGCTAGACACCCTGTTGCGCCCCAGCTTGCTGGCCGTCGCCATAGCCCTTTGCAGCCCTTTGGCCAGCTCCCAGCTGATCGCCGCTGAACAGGCCTCCAGCGTTCGCGCCTACAACCTGCCGGCCGCGCCATTGGCCAGCACCCTGAATCAGATCGCCAGTCAGGCCGGTCTGGCGCTGTCGTTGAACCCATCGCTGGCGGCAGGCAAGACCTCGGCACCGGTGAAGGGCCAGTTCGACGCTCCCGCTGCCTTGCGTGAAGCCTTGCGCGGCACCGGCCTGCAACTGGAACAAAGCAGCGCCGGCACCTACAGCCTGGTCGCCACGCCCGAGGGCACATTGGCTTTGCCGGAAACTGCCGTCATCGGCACGCAAAACACCGAAAGCGCCTGGGGCCCGGTAGACGGCTACCTGGCGACTCGCACCGCCGCCGGCACCAAAACCGACACCTCGCTGCTCGAAGCACCGCGCTCGATTTCGGTCGTCACCCGCGAGCAGATGGACGATCGCAATGTGCAGAATCTCGATGACGCCGTGCGCTACCTGCCCGGCATCACCGCCAGCAGCTACGGCAGCGACACCCGTGCCGACTGGCTGCGCGTTCGTGGTTTTGAACCGACCCAATTCCTCGATGGCCTGCCACTGCCTAAAGGCACGTACGCCACCCCGAAACAGGAAACCTGGAACCTCGATCGCCTGGCCTTGCTGCGCGGCCCGGCTTCCTCGGTGTATGGCCAGACCCCACCGGGTGGCCTGCTGGACATGGTCAGCCGCCGCCCCACCGCTGAAGACAGCCACGAAATCCAGTTGCAGTACGGCAACTACAACCAGCGCCAGATCAACTTTGCCAGCACCGGCAAGATCGATGACGAAGGCGAGTTTCTCTACAGCCTCAGTGGTGTGGTGCGCGACAGCGATACGCAGATCGACGACGTCGAGAACAAGCGCTACAACATTGCGCCGAGCCTGACCTGGAACATCAACGACGACACCCGGTTCACCTTGCTGACCCAGTTCACCCGCGACGATACCGGCATCACCAGCCAGTTCCTGCCGGTGCAAGGCACTAAAATCGACATGCCGTTCGGCGACATTTCCCATCACAAGAACCTCGGCGATCCTGACTGGGAATTTTACGACCGCACCTACTACGCGCTGGGTTATGCGTTCGAGCATCGCTTGAACGACGTCTGGCAATTCAGGCAGAACCTGCGTTACACCAAGACGGATCTGTCGTTCCAGGCCGTCACCGTTGGCTCGTATCCGTTCACCCAGGTTGATGACGCTGGCAATGTGGGTCGCACCACCACCAGTGTCGACGAAGACATCAGCCAGTTCGCCGTGGATAACAACTTCCAGGCCGACTTCGCCACCGGCGACGTGCGTCACACCGTACTGCTGGGCCTCGATCACCAGCGCAGCAACACCAACTACCTCTCGATCTTCGGCAGCGCGCCGCCGATCAACGTCAACAACCCGATCCATGGCCTGCCGATCCAGCGTCCGGACCGCTCCACCGCGTTCTACGATTACGATCAGAAGACCTACCAGACCGGCGTGTACGTGCAGGATCAAATGGCCCTCGACCAATGGCGCCTGACCCTCGGCGGACGTGAGGACTGGGTCCACACGGGCACCAAGTTCTTCAACAAGGGCGACGCCACCAACACCGAGCGCGACAAGAACTTCAGCGGCAACGCAGCGATCAGCTATGTGTTCGACTCGGGCTTCGTGCCCTACCTGTCGTACGCCGAATCCTTCCAGCCAACGACTGGTGCTGCGGCCTCGTCCACCGAATCGTTCAAACCCACCGAAGGCAAACAGTGGGAACTGGGCATCAAGTACCAACCACCGGGCAGCAACACGCTGTTGACCGCGGCGATCTATGACCTGACCCAGAAAAACGTCTCGGTCACCACCACGGTTGCCGGTACGCCGATCACCAGCCAGACCGGTGAAGTCAAAGTCAAAGGCCTGGAGCTGGAAGCGGTTTCCGACGTGACCGAAAACCTCAAGTTGATCGCCGCGTACACCCTGGCCAAATCCGAAGTTCAAGATGGCGACTTCAAGGGCAATCGCCTGCAACTGATGCCTAACCAACAGGCGTCGCTGTGGACTGATTACACCTGGCACAACGGCGTGCTGGACGGTTTCGGCGTGGGTGGCGGTGTTCGCTACACCGGCAACACCTACGGCGACCAGGCCAACACCGAACTGGGCAAGGCTGACGCCTACACCGTGTTCGATGCGGCGGTTCATTACGACCTCGGCCGCCTGGACAACACCCTCAAAGGCGCGTCCCTGCAACTGAACGCCACCAACCTGTTCAACAAGGACTACATCTCCACGTGCGACAGCTTCTACTGCTACTACGGCGACCAGCGCAGCGTCGTCGCCAGTGCAACTTACAAGTGGTAA
- a CDS encoding PepSY domain-containing protein, which yields MKSKTIRRWSAVHTWTSLICTVFLLMLALTGLPLIFHHEIDHLLGDAPELKEMPADTPHLNLQQLVHAAEKHRPGEVLQYFGFEDDEPNAVLTIMAATAGTEPNSSHTFLLDARTGEALETPSANGGFMMVMLRLHVDMFAGLPGKLLLAFMGLMFVVAIISGTVLYLPFMRRLTFATVRQDKSTRLRWLDLHNLIGVVTLTWALVVGVTGVISACADLLIAAWRNDSLNAMVAPYRDAPPLTHLAPATRLLDIAEEVAPGMAPDFIAFPGTRFSSEHHYAVFMKGSTHLTSHLLTPVLIDATTLQVTAVAERPWYMDAMGMSQPLHFGDYGGMPMKILWATLDVLTIIVLGSGVYLWVVRRKAVKPALEREQVNA from the coding sequence ATGAAAAGTAAAACAATTCGTCGCTGGTCGGCTGTCCACACCTGGACCAGCCTGATCTGCACAGTCTTCCTGCTGATGCTCGCGCTGACCGGCTTGCCGTTGATCTTCCACCACGAGATCGACCACTTGCTGGGCGATGCCCCTGAGCTGAAAGAAATGCCGGCGGACACCCCGCACCTGAATCTGCAGCAGTTGGTTCATGCCGCCGAAAAACATCGCCCCGGCGAGGTGTTGCAGTATTTCGGTTTCGAGGACGATGAACCCAACGCCGTGCTGACCATCATGGCAGCCACCGCGGGCACCGAGCCGAACTCGTCGCACACCTTCCTGCTCGACGCCCGCACGGGTGAAGCCCTGGAGACGCCATCGGCCAACGGCGGCTTCATGATGGTGATGCTGCGCCTGCACGTGGACATGTTTGCCGGCCTGCCGGGCAAGTTGCTGCTGGCGTTCATGGGCCTGATGTTTGTGGTCGCCATCATCTCCGGAACGGTGCTCTATTTGCCGTTCATGCGTCGCTTGACGTTCGCCACCGTGCGCCAGGACAAATCCACTCGTCTGCGCTGGCTTGATCTGCACAATTTGATCGGCGTGGTCACGCTGACCTGGGCGTTGGTCGTCGGTGTGACGGGCGTTATCAGCGCCTGTGCCGACCTGCTGATTGCCGCCTGGCGCAACGACAGCCTCAACGCGATGGTCGCGCCGTACCGCGACGCTCCACCGCTGACGCACCTCGCGCCGGCGACTCGCCTGCTCGACATTGCCGAGGAAGTTGCCCCGGGCATGGCGCCAGACTTCATCGCCTTCCCCGGCACGCGGTTTTCCAGCGAACACCATTACGCGGTGTTCATGAAAGGCAGCACGCACCTGACGTCGCACCTGCTGACACCGGTGCTGATCGACGCGACCACCCTGCAAGTCACCGCCGTGGCGGAACGGCCGTGGTACATGGACGCCATGGGCATGTCACAACCCCTGCATTTCGGCGATTACGGCGGCATGCCGATGAAGATCCTCTGGGCGACCCTCGATGTGCTGACCATCATCGTGCTCGGCAGCGGGGTTTACCTGTGGGTGGTGCGGCGCAAAGCGGTAAAACCCGCTCTCGAACGCGAGCAGGTGAACGCATGA
- a CDS encoding glutathione S-transferase family protein translates to MSAPSMTLYHNALSPFVRKVMVLLHETGQTGRVALQDCVLTPVNPDLTLNEDNPLGKIPALRLADGNIIHDSRVILDYLDHQHVGNPLIPREGSARWRRLTLASLADGIMDASVMVRYELVLRAPEKHWDEWLDAQRDKIRRALALLEKDAIAELTCHFDVAAISVACALGYIDLRHPDLEWREANPQLAAWYFEVSQRPSMIATMPKV, encoded by the coding sequence ATGTCCGCCCCCAGCATGACCCTGTACCACAACGCTTTATCGCCCTTCGTTCGTAAAGTCATGGTGCTGCTGCACGAAACCGGTCAGACCGGTCGCGTGGCACTGCAAGATTGCGTGCTCACGCCCGTCAACCCGGACCTGACGCTCAACGAAGACAACCCGCTGGGCAAAATCCCGGCCCTGCGCCTGGCCGACGGCAACATCATCCATGACAGCCGGGTGATCCTCGATTACCTCGATCACCAACACGTCGGCAACCCGCTGATCCCGCGCGAAGGTTCGGCTCGCTGGCGGCGCCTGACCCTGGCCTCTCTGGCCGACGGGATCATGGACGCCTCGGTGATGGTGCGTTATGAACTGGTCCTGCGCGCCCCGGAGAAACACTGGGACGAGTGGCTGGATGCCCAGCGCGACAAGATTCGTCGCGCATTGGCGCTGCTGGAAAAAGACGCGATTGCCGAGCTGACCTGCCATTTCGACGTCGCGGCGATCAGCGTTGCCTGTGCGCTGGGCTACATCGACTTGCGCCATCCGGACCTGGAATGGCGCGAGGCGAACCCGCAATTGGCGGCGTGGTATTTCGAAGTGAGCCAGCGGCCTTCGATGATCGCGACGATGCCCAAGGTTTAG
- the creD gene encoding cell envelope integrity protein CreD yields the protein MNRSLTLKLGAIALLILLLLIPLLMINGVIQDRQQLRDGVLEDIARSSSTSQQLSGPLMVVPYRKVVRTWKLNQKTNQRYQEVGLERGRLYFLPERFELDGQIQTELRLRGIYEARLFHADNHISGHFSIPAQLGIKEDFADYQFDQPFLAVGISDIRGIENALKLDLNGQPLDFVPGSQVGWLGEGVHVTLPALDAKQATELAFGFDLRLQGTGQLQVLPVGKTSQVSLTANWPHPSFIGNFLPAQREVNDQGFTANWQTSFFSTNLQEALNSCVSGGGCEAYNGRSFGVSFIDPVDQYLKSDRAIKYALLFIVLTFAGFFLFEVLKSLAVHPVQYALVGVALAFFYLLLLSLSEHIGFALAYLLSSACCVLLIGFYVCHVLRSVRHGLSFSAGLAALYGVLYVLLSAEDYALLMGSLLLFGLLGVFMVLTRKLDWYGIGQKTAKPLEFDLGAVQ from the coding sequence ATGAACCGAAGCCTGACCCTAAAACTGGGGGCGATTGCCCTTCTGATTCTGTTGTTACTGATCCCGCTCTTGATGATCAACGGCGTGATCCAGGACCGCCAGCAACTGCGCGACGGTGTGCTCGAAGACATCGCCCGCAGTTCCAGCACCAGCCAACAACTGAGCGGGCCGTTGATGGTGGTGCCCTATCGCAAAGTGGTGCGCACCTGGAAGCTCAACCAGAAAACCAACCAACGCTATCAGGAGGTCGGCCTGGAGCGCGGCCGCCTGTATTTCCTCCCGGAGCGTTTCGAGCTTGATGGCCAGATTCAGACTGAACTGCGCTTGCGGGGTATTTACGAGGCGCGCCTGTTCCATGCGGACAACCACATCAGCGGGCATTTTTCGATTCCGGCGCAATTGGGCATCAAGGAAGACTTTGCTGATTACCAGTTCGACCAGCCGTTTTTGGCGGTGGGTATCAGCGACATTCGCGGCATCGAAAACGCCTTGAAACTGGACCTGAACGGCCAGCCTCTGGACTTCGTACCGGGCAGCCAGGTGGGCTGGCTGGGGGAAGGTGTGCACGTGACGCTGCCGGCGCTGGACGCAAAACAAGCCACTGAGCTGGCCTTCGGATTCGACCTGCGTTTGCAGGGCACTGGTCAGTTACAGGTCCTTCCGGTCGGGAAAACCAGCCAGGTGTCTTTGACTGCCAACTGGCCCCATCCAAGTTTTATCGGCAATTTTCTGCCGGCCCAGCGTGAGGTGAACGATCAAGGTTTCACCGCCAACTGGCAGACCTCGTTCTTCTCCACCAACTTGCAGGAAGCGCTGAACAGTTGCGTGTCAGGCGGTGGTTGCGAGGCGTACAACGGGCGCAGCTTCGGCGTGAGTTTCATCGACCCGGTGGATCAGTACCTCAAGAGTGATCGTGCGATCAAATATGCCTTGCTGTTCATCGTGCTGACGTTCGCCGGTTTCTTCCTGTTCGAAGTGTTGAAAAGCCTGGCGGTGCACCCGGTGCAATATGCATTGGTCGGCGTGGCATTGGCCTTCTTCTACCTGTTGCTGCTGTCGCTGTCGGAGCACATCGGTTTTGCGCTGGCGTATCTGTTGTCGTCCGCCTGTTGTGTGTTGTTGATCGGGTTCTATGTTTGCCATGTGCTGCGCAGCGTGCGCCATGGCTTGAGTTTTTCGGCGGGGTTGGCGGCGTTGTACGGCGTGCTCTATGTATTGTTGAGTGCCGAGGACTATGCGCTGCTGATGGGCTCGTTGTTGCTGTTCGGGTTGCTGGGCGTGTTCATGGTGCTGACCCGCAAGCTGGACTGGTACGGGATCGGTCAGAAGACGGCCAAGCCACTGGAGTTTGACTTGGGGGCGGTGCAATGA